One Candidatus Devosia phytovorans genomic window carries:
- a CDS encoding FAD-binding protein: protein MSVLVIADHDLGQLSPATARVVHAVSTLGPIDLLVVAENPAPIAAAAAQLAGVSRVLTASGSPVADSLETLLSTLAVRYHYVVASAGSGGKDVMPRLAAKLDIMPVTDVVEVLGPNRFTRPIYAGNALQTVTDNQAKHVLTIRASAFRAAATGNAAPIETIDTSVVSVARLIAAHRTQSDTPDLATAQIVVGGGVALGSAENFQLIEQLAKKLGAAIGATRAAVDAGYAPNDWQVGQTGKIIAPDLYIAIGISGALQHLAGIQGAKKIVAINTDPEAPLVKLADVALIGDLFEIIPQLLSELDKTGVKR from the coding sequence ATGAGCGTGCTCGTTATCGCCGATCACGATCTCGGCCAGCTCTCTCCCGCCACGGCACGTGTCGTGCATGCCGTTAGCACCCTCGGACCGATCGACCTTCTGGTCGTCGCCGAGAATCCTGCCCCGATCGCGGCAGCCGCCGCGCAGCTCGCGGGCGTGAGCAGGGTTTTGACAGCCTCTGGCTCGCCTGTAGCCGATAGCCTCGAAACGCTACTCTCAACGTTAGCAGTCCGTTATCATTATGTGGTCGCGAGTGCCGGTTCTGGTGGCAAGGATGTCATGCCGCGCCTCGCCGCAAAGCTCGACATCATGCCCGTCACCGACGTGGTCGAAGTGCTCGGTCCCAACCGCTTTACCCGTCCCATCTACGCCGGCAATGCGCTGCAGACCGTCACCGACAACCAGGCCAAGCACGTCCTCACCATCCGCGCCTCGGCTTTCCGCGCTGCGGCCACCGGCAATGCTGCCCCGATCGAAACCATTGATACGTCAGTGGTTTCTGTTGCCCGCCTGATCGCCGCCCATCGCACGCAAAGCGACACGCCCGATCTCGCCACGGCCCAGATCGTCGTCGGCGGTGGCGTCGCCCTCGGCTCGGCCGAGAACTTCCAGCTCATCGAGCAACTGGCCAAAAAACTCGGGGCTGCCATCGGCGCCACCCGCGCCGCCGTCGACGCGGGCTACGCCCCCAATGACTGGCAGGTCGGCCAGACCGGCAAGATCATCGCCCCCGATCTCTATATCGCCATTGGCATTTCCGGCGCGCTGCAGCATCTAGCCGGCATCCAGGGCGCCAAGAAGATCGTCGCCATCAATACCGATCCCGAGGCGCCGCTGGTCAAGCTGGCCGATGTTGCCCTGATCGGTGATCTCTTTGAAATCATTCCACAATTGCTGAGCGAGCTCGACAAGACCGGCGTCAAACGCTGA
- a CDS encoding aspartate/tyrosine/aromatic aminotransferase, giving the protein MFETLSTAPGDKILALMGEYAADPRSTKIDLGVGVYKDEKGVTAVMSAVRKAEQRILENEKTKTYLGIAGNKGFGAAVLDLALADSVDRSRVRIAQAPGGTGSLWVLMQLVNRARPGATVWVSDPTWPNHYPIAENSGLKVEKYPYFDTETRGVKFDAMLAALDKLGKDDVVLLHGCCHNPTGANLTPEQWDEVTQSLLRTGALPFIDLAYLGFGDGIEPDAYGTRKILSAVPEALVAFSGSKNFGLYRERIGAAIIVARDTNQADVTQSQLLNIIRGSYSQPPDHGAEIIRTILEDKDLRAEWEAELNEMRDRMIRLREKLSEAIRQKSNSEDFDFIASHRGMFSLLGLENSVVEHLKAENGIYMIGDSRINVAGIPEDRIGDLADALLAAIK; this is encoded by the coding sequence ATGTTCGAGACCCTTTCCACGGCCCCCGGCGACAAGATCCTGGCGCTCATGGGCGAATACGCGGCTGACCCGCGCTCCACCAAGATCGACCTGGGCGTCGGCGTCTACAAGGACGAAAAGGGCGTAACCGCCGTCATGTCCGCCGTCCGCAAGGCCGAGCAGCGCATTCTCGAAAACGAAAAAACCAAGACTTACCTGGGGATAGCCGGCAACAAGGGTTTCGGTGCCGCCGTTCTCGATCTCGCCCTGGCCGATAGCGTTGACCGCTCCCGCGTCCGCATTGCCCAGGCTCCGGGCGGCACCGGTTCGCTCTGGGTGCTGATGCAGCTGGTCAATCGCGCCCGCCCCGGTGCCACCGTCTGGGTCTCCGATCCGACCTGGCCCAACCACTACCCGATTGCCGAAAACTCGGGCCTCAAGGTCGAAAAGTATCCCTATTTCGATACCGAGACCCGCGGCGTGAAGTTCGACGCCATGCTGGCTGCGCTCGACAAGCTGGGCAAGGACGACGTCGTGCTGCTGCATGGCTGCTGCCACAACCCGACCGGCGCAAATCTTACGCCCGAGCAATGGGATGAAGTCACCCAGTCCCTGCTGCGCACGGGCGCGCTGCCCTTCATCGACCTGGCCTATCTCGGCTTCGGCGATGGCATCGAGCCCGACGCCTATGGCACGCGCAAGATCCTCTCTGCCGTGCCCGAAGCCCTGGTCGCCTTCTCCGGCTCCAAGAATTTCGGCCTATACCGCGAACGTATCGGCGCCGCCATCATCGTCGCCCGCGACACCAATCAGGCCGACGTCACCCAGTCGCAGCTGCTCAACATCATCCGCGGCTCCTATAGCCAGCCACCCGATCATGGCGCCGAAATCATCCGCACCATCCTTGAGGACAAGGACCTGCGCGCCGAATGGGAGGCCGAACTCAATGAGATGCGCGATCGCATGATCCGCCTGCGCGAAAAGCTGAGCGAAGCGATCCGCCAGAAGTCCAATTCCGAAGATTTCGACTTCATCGCCAGCCATCGCGGCATGTTCTCGCTGCTCGGCCTCGAAAATTCCGTCGTCGAACATCTAAAAGCCGAGAACGGCATCTATATGATCGGCGATAGTCGCATCAATGTCGCCGGCATACCGGAAGATCGCATTGGCGATCTGGCCGATGCCCTGCTGGCCGCCATCAAATAG
- a CDS encoding electron transfer flavoprotein subunit beta/FixA family protein gives MKILVAIKRVVDHNVRIRVRPDGSGVETTGVRMSMNPFCKHAVEAAVQLSEAGHGDEIVIVSIGPKTANDVILTALAMGAHRGILVETDADLETLAIAKLLAKVVEEENPDIVLLGKQAVDDDSNHTGQMLAALTNRPQATFASEIKVIGAELEVTREIDSGRETIAIPLPAVVTADLRLNTPRNAALPMVMKARSKPLAVRPAAEFGVDLTPRLIIDKVSPPAERAAGKTLGSTTELAAYIAAEVSQMEAL, from the coding sequence ATGAAAATCCTCGTCGCCATCAAGCGGGTCGTTGATCACAACGTCCGCATCCGGGTCCGTCCCGATGGCTCTGGTGTGGAAACCACCGGCGTTCGCATGTCGATGAACCCATTCTGCAAGCATGCGGTGGAAGCCGCCGTGCAACTCTCCGAGGCTGGCCACGGTGACGAGATCGTCATCGTCTCCATCGGCCCCAAGACGGCCAATGACGTCATCCTCACCGCTCTCGCCATGGGCGCCCATCGCGGCATCCTCGTAGAGACCGATGCCGACCTCGAAACCCTTGCCATCGCCAAGCTGCTGGCCAAGGTCGTCGAAGAGGAAAACCCCGATATCGTCCTCCTCGGCAAGCAGGCCGTGGACGACGACAGCAATCACACCGGCCAGATGCTGGCGGCCCTGACCAATCGCCCCCAGGCCACCTTCGCCTCGGAGATCAAGGTCATTGGCGCCGAACTCGAAGTCACCCGCGAGATCGATAGCGGCCGCGAGACCATTGCCATCCCGCTCCCCGCCGTGGTCACCGCCGACCTGCGCCTCAACACCCCACGCAACGCCGCGCTCCCCATGGTGATGAAGGCCCGCTCCAAGCCGCTGGCCGTCCGCCCCGCCGCCGAATTCGGCGTCGACCTGACCCCGCGCCTTATCATCGATAAGGTCTCCCCGCCCGCCGAACGCGCGGCCGGCAAGACCCTGGGCTCGACCACGGAACTCGCCGCCTATATCGCCGCTGAAGTCTCGCAGATGGAGGCGCTGTGA
- a CDS encoding M20 family metallopeptidase — protein MPVINRIAEFHDEIAAWRQDFHANPEILYDVVRTAGIVESKLAEFGVDEVVTGIGRTGVVGIINGRTNTSGRTIGLRADMDALPVTEKTGKNYASTVDGKMHACGHDGHTAMLLGAAKYLAETRNFDGRIALIFQPAEEGGAGGKAMLSDGLIEKFSIDEFYGMHNWPGMPAGDFGIRVGGIMAATDRFYIDITGVGGHAARPQTTVDPVVVAANMIVGLQSIVSRNVDPLQSAVLSVTMVEAGEADNVISRTAKITGTVRTLDREVQDLIEQRLEDFVPQFAKSFGAEAVCRYARGYPVTVNTPEQTDFAAAVARDVVGQDRVDADAPPSMGGEDFSFMLEERPGAYIFLGNGDSSELHTDTYDFNDEVIPVGVTYWVRLAEKALPIG, from the coding sequence ATGCCCGTCATCAATCGCATTGCCGAGTTTCACGACGAAATCGCCGCCTGGCGGCAGGATTTCCATGCCAATCCCGAAATCCTTTATGACGTTGTGCGGACGGCGGGGATTGTCGAAAGCAAGCTGGCTGAATTTGGCGTCGACGAGGTGGTGACCGGGATCGGGCGCACGGGCGTGGTGGGCATCATCAATGGCCGGACGAACACCAGCGGCCGCACAATCGGGCTGCGCGCCGACATGGATGCGCTGCCGGTGACGGAAAAGACCGGCAAGAACTATGCCTCAACAGTCGACGGCAAGATGCATGCCTGTGGGCATGACGGGCATACGGCCATGCTGCTGGGCGCGGCGAAATACCTGGCCGAGACGCGCAATTTCGATGGGCGGATCGCGCTGATCTTCCAGCCAGCGGAAGAAGGCGGCGCGGGCGGCAAGGCCATGCTGAGCGACGGGCTGATAGAGAAATTTTCGATCGACGAATTCTACGGCATGCACAATTGGCCGGGCATGCCGGCCGGCGACTTCGGCATCCGGGTCGGCGGCATCATGGCGGCGACCGACCGCTTCTATATCGACATTACCGGTGTTGGCGGGCATGCGGCGCGGCCGCAGACGACGGTGGACCCGGTGGTGGTGGCGGCGAACATGATCGTGGGCCTACAGTCGATCGTGTCGCGCAATGTGGACCCGCTGCAGAGCGCGGTGCTGTCGGTGACCATGGTCGAGGCCGGCGAGGCGGACAATGTGATCTCGCGCACGGCCAAGATCACTGGCACGGTGCGCACCCTCGATCGCGAGGTGCAGGACCTTATCGAGCAGCGGCTGGAAGACTTCGTGCCGCAGTTTGCCAAAAGTTTTGGCGCGGAGGCAGTCTGCCGTTATGCGCGCGGCTATCCGGTAACGGTCAATACGCCGGAGCAGACCGATTTTGCCGCCGCAGTGGCGCGGGATGTCGTGGGGCAGGATCGCGTCGATGCCGATGCGCCGCCGTCGATGGGCGGCGAGGACTTTTCCTTCATGCTGGAAGAGCGGCCGGGCGCCTATATTTTCCTCGGCAATGGGGACAGTTCCGAGCTGCACACGGATACGTATGATTTCAATGACGAGGTCATTCCGGTGGGGGTGACCTATTGGGTGCGGCTGGCGGAAAAGGCTCTTCCTATCGGCTGA
- a CDS encoding AbrB family transcriptional regulator: MSFKPNRARIDELLPTLITIAIAALGGGIATLLALPAGWLMGGALAVTGAAMAGVKVGIPDWLRNVIFVLIGMSMGASVAPDSLTLIASWPISLAGLVVELVLIISLTGWMLVKVFKLDAGTAYMSSFPGHLSFVMGIAASGVGDARQIVIIQVIRILMLTIAVPIGATVLPIEHFTPPAPTSYLDIWQLLALAAGCVVVGVIFVKLKVPAGFVLGAMAAATAAKLGGLYVEAIPAPLTLVAFVLTGALIGSRFAGITRQEFMTAAKGGLIATAMTVGIVTLVTWVVSLFVDMPFGQIWLGLSPGALEGMGALGIALGYDTAFIAAHHVIRLLLLSFAIPTVVVLIRRREAATIARQTAPRIPEN; this comes from the coding sequence TTGTCCTTCAAGCCAAATCGAGCCCGGATCGATGAGCTCCTTCCGACCCTGATCACCATTGCCATTGCCGCTCTGGGCGGGGGCATTGCAACCTTGCTTGCCCTGCCGGCTGGGTGGTTGATGGGTGGGGCGCTGGCGGTGACCGGAGCGGCCATGGCCGGGGTCAAGGTCGGGATTCCGGACTGGCTGCGCAATGTGATCTTTGTGCTGATCGGCATGTCGATGGGCGCGAGCGTGGCGCCGGACAGTCTGACGCTGATTGCCAGCTGGCCGATCAGCCTGGCCGGGCTAGTGGTTGAGCTGGTGCTGATCATTTCGCTGACCGGCTGGATGCTGGTCAAAGTGTTCAAGCTCGATGCGGGCACGGCCTATATGAGCTCGTTTCCGGGGCATCTGTCGTTTGTCATGGGCATTGCCGCTTCGGGCGTGGGCGATGCGCGCCAGATCGTCATCATCCAGGTGATCCGCATCCTGATGCTGACGATTGCCGTGCCAATCGGGGCGACGGTACTGCCGATCGAGCATTTTACGCCCCCTGCCCCGACCTCCTATCTCGACATCTGGCAATTGCTGGCCCTGGCGGCGGGATGCGTGGTGGTGGGCGTGATCTTTGTGAAGCTCAAGGTGCCGGCCGGTTTCGTGCTGGGCGCCATGGCGGCGGCAACCGCGGCAAAGCTGGGCGGGCTTTATGTGGAGGCCATTCCGGCGCCTCTAACGCTTGTTGCCTTTGTTCTGACAGGGGCGCTGATCGGCTCGCGCTTTGCCGGGATCACGCGCCAGGAGTTCATGACGGCGGCCAAGGGCGGGTTGATCGCCACGGCGATGACGGTGGGGATCGTGACGCTGGTGACCTGGGTGGTCAGCCTCTTCGTCGACATGCCGTTCGGTCAGATCTGGCTGGGCCTGTCGCCGGGCGCGCTCGAGGGCATGGGTGCCTTGGGCATTGCGCTGGGGTATGATACGGCCTTCATCGCAGCGCATCATGTGATCCGGCTCTTGCTTTTGAGCTTTGCCATTCCCACTGTTGTGGTGTTGATCCGGCGGCGCGAGGCCGCCACAATTGCCAGACAGACTGCGCCGCGGATTCCGGAGAACTGA